A portion of the Pseudoxanthomonas sp. JBR18 genome contains these proteins:
- a CDS encoding NADH-quinone oxidoreductase subunit D, whose product MNFGPQHPAAHGVLRLILEMDGETIVRADPHIGLLHRGTEKLAESKPFNQSIGYMDRLDYVSMMCNEHAYVRAIETLMGIQAPERAQYIRTMFDEITRILNHLMWLGSNALDLGAMAVMLYCFREREELMDCYEAVSGARMHATYYRPGGVYRDLPGQMPKYKESPWHKGAALKHLNAAREGSLLDFLEEFTRTFPSRVDEYETLLTDNRIWKQRTVGIGVVTPEQARAWGMTGVMLRGSEIEWDLRKKQPYAKYDAVDFDIPVGVNGDCYDRYLVRVAEMRESNRIIAQCVKWLKANPGPVMVENFKVAPPKREAMKDDMEALIHHFKLFSEGYCVPAGETYSAVEAPKGEFGCYLLSDGANKPFRVHLRAPGFVHLSSMDAIVVGHMLPDVVAMIGTYDLVFGEVDR is encoded by the coding sequence ATGAACTTCGGACCGCAGCATCCTGCGGCCCACGGCGTGTTGCGTTTGATCCTGGAAATGGATGGCGAGACCATCGTCCGCGCCGATCCCCACATCGGCCTGCTGCATCGGGGCACCGAGAAGCTGGCCGAATCCAAGCCCTTCAACCAGTCGATCGGCTACATGGATCGCCTGGACTACGTCTCGATGATGTGCAACGAGCACGCCTACGTGCGCGCCATCGAGACCCTGATGGGGATCCAGGCCCCCGAACGCGCGCAGTACATCCGCACGATGTTCGACGAGATCACCCGCATCCTGAACCACCTGATGTGGCTGGGCTCCAATGCGCTGGACCTGGGCGCGATGGCGGTGATGCTGTACTGCTTCCGCGAGCGCGAAGAGCTGATGGACTGCTATGAAGCGGTCTCCGGTGCGCGCATGCATGCCACCTACTATCGGCCGGGCGGCGTCTACCGCGACCTGCCGGGGCAGATGCCCAAGTACAAGGAGTCGCCCTGGCACAAGGGTGCGGCGCTCAAGCACCTCAATGCCGCGCGCGAGGGTTCGCTGCTGGACTTCCTCGAGGAGTTCACCCGTACTTTCCCCTCGCGCGTGGACGAATACGAGACCCTGCTGACCGACAACCGCATTTGGAAGCAGCGCACCGTCGGCATCGGCGTGGTCACGCCCGAACAGGCGCGCGCCTGGGGCATGACCGGCGTGATGCTGCGCGGTTCGGAGATCGAGTGGGACCTGCGCAAGAAGCAGCCCTACGCCAAGTACGACGCGGTCGATTTCGACATCCCGGTCGGCGTCAACGGCGACTGCTACGACCGCTATCTGGTCCGCGTGGCCGAGATGCGCGAGTCCAACCGCATCATCGCCCAGTGCGTGAAGTGGCTGAAGGCCAATCCGGGTCCGGTGATGGTCGAGAACTTCAAGGTCGCCCCGCCCAAGCGCGAGGCGATGAAGGACGACATGGAAGCGCTGATCCACCACTTCAAGCTGTTCTCCGAAGGCTATTGCGTGCCGGCCGGCGAGACCTACAGCGCGGTGGAGGCGCCCAAGGGCGAATTCGGCTGCTACCTGTTGTCCGACGGTGCCAACAAGCCCTTCCGCGTGCACCTGCGCGCGCCGGGCTTCGTGCACCTTTCTTCGATGGACGCGATCGTGGTTGGGCACATGCTGCCGGACGTGGTTGCGATGATCGGCACTTATGATCTTGTCTTTGGTGAGGTGGACCGATGA